Part of the Burkholderia humptydooensis genome, TCGCATTCGTGAGCCGCAACTGCTTCAGGCGAATCAGCTCCTGCCCGGACTCGAACGTGCTGCGCTGCGCGTCGAGCAGTTCGAGATAGCTCGCGACGCCGCTGCCGTAGCGCCGCTCCGCGAGCCGCAGCCGCTCGGCGTCCGCGCCGTAGACCGCCTGCTGCGCGGCGAGCTGCGCGTCGATCTGATCGCGCGCGACGAGCGCGTCGGCGACTTCGCGGAACGCCGTCTGAATCGTCTTCTCGTATTCGGCGACCGCGATATGCTTGCGCGCGTCGGCAAGCTCGAGATTCGCGCGATTGCGCCCGCCCGCGAAAATCGGCAGCGTGAGCCGCGGCGCGAACGTCCACACGCTCGAGCCGGCCGAGAAGAGCCCCGAGAATGCGTCGCTGACCGAGCCGACGTCGGTCGTGAGCGCGATGCGCGGGAAGAATGCCGCGCGCGCGGCGCCGATGTTCGCGTTCGCCGCGACGAGCCGCTGCTCGGCCTGCCGGATGTCCGGCCGCTGCTCCAGCAGATCCGACGACAGCCCCGGCGACACCCGCGCGACCGCGAGCTCGTCGAGCGCGGGCGCATCGGCGGGCAGCGCCGCCGAGAAGTCGCCCGCGAGCAGCTTCAGCGCGCTCGCAGCCTGCGTGTGCTCGCGCTCGAGCGCCGCCTTCGACGCGCGCGCGGCCGCGACGAGCATCTCGGCCGTGCGCAGCTCGATCGCCGTGCTCGTGCCGGCCGCGTAACGGCGCTGCGTGAGCGCGTAAGTCGCGTCGCGCGCGGCGAGCGTGCGTTCCGCGAGCTTCACTTGATCGACGAGCGCGCGCTCGGTCACATACGCGGACGCGACTTCGGCGATCAGGCTGAGGCGCGCCGCGCGCTGCGCTTCGGCGGTCGCGAAGTATTCGGCGAGCGCCGCGTCCGACAGGCTCTTCACGCGGCCGAACAGGTCGATCTCGAACGCGCTCAAGCCGACGCTCGCGCGATACAGCGAGCTCGTCGCGCTCTCGCGCAGCACCGGGTCGTAAAGCCGCGTGCGCTCGTAGCCGAGACTGCCGTCGATCGACGGCAGCCGGTCCGCGCGCGCGACGCCGTAAAGGCCGCGCGCTTCCTGGATGCGCAGCGTCGCGATCCGCAGGTCGCGATTGTTCATGAGCGCCGCGTCGATCAGCGCGCGCAGCGCCGGATCGGTGAAGTACGCACGCCAGTCGTCGAGGCGCACGTCGTGCGCCTCGGACGCCTCGCGCACCTGGTGCGCGCCGCCGGACGCGTTCGCGGCATCGCGCGAGCCGCCGTCCACCGCCGCCGGGCGCACGGCGCTCGCTCCGTGCGGCGCGCTCGCCGCCAACGGATAGCTCACCGGCACGGGCGCGGCCGGCCGCTCGTAGCGCGGCGCGAGCGTGCAGCCCGCGACGAGCGCCGCCGCGAGCGCGACCGGCCATGCGCGCGGCCCGCGCCGCCGGGCCAGGGGTTTCATCATCGCTTTCACTTGATCTCCAGTGCCGCGTGCGCGCCGCCGCGGCGGCGCGGAACGACGTCGAACACGCGGCCGACGCACACGAAAAAGAGCGGGACGAGGAAGATCGCGAACAGCGTCGCGCTGATCACGCCGCCAAGCACGCCCGTGCCGATCGCGATCTGCGCGCCGGACGCGGCGCCCGTCGCGAACGCGAGCGGCAGCACGCCGACGCCGAACGCGAGCGACGTCATCACGATCGGCCGCAGCCGCAGGCGCGCCGCCTCGAGCGCCGCATCGGCGAGCGACATGCCCTGCGCGACCAGATCCTTCGCGACCTCGACGATCAGGATCGCGTTCTTCGCGGACAGCCCGATCGTCGCGATCAGTCCCACCTTGAAATAGATGTCGTTCGGCATCCCGCGCAGCGTGACGCCCGCCACCGCGCCGATCACGCCGAGCGGCACGACGAGCATCACCGCGAACGGAATCGACCAGCTCTCGTACAGCGCCGCGAGCGCGAGAAACACGACGAGCACCGACAGCGCGAACAGCATCGGCGCCTGCGCGCCCGAGAGCCGCTCCTCGTACGACTGGCCCGACCACGCGTAGCCGATGCCCGCGGGCAGCGCAGACGCGATCCGCTCGATCGCGGCCATCGCCTCGCCGCTGCTGTGCCCGGCCGACGCCGCGCCGTTGATCGTGAACGACGGGAAGCCGTTGTAGCGCGTCAACTGCGGCGGGCCCATCGTCCAGTGCAGCGTCGCGAACGCGGAGAGCGGCACCATCTCGCCCTTCGCGTTGCGCACCCGCAGCTTCGTCACGTCGCCCGGATCGAGCCGGTGCAGCCCGTCCGCCTGCACGATCACGCGGCGCACCTGCGAGCCGTGCATGAAATCGCCGATGTAGTCGGAGCCGAACATCACCGCGAGCGTCGCGTTGATCTCCTCCATCGGCACGCCGAGCGCCGACGCCTTCGCGCGATCGATGTCGAGCTTCAGTTGCGGCGCGTCCTGCGTGCCGGCGAACATCAGATCGGTGAGGACGGGGTCCTTGCGCCCGTCGGCGAGCAGCTTCTCGCGCGCGGCGACGAACGCGCCGTAGCCGAGCCCGCCGCGGTCCTGCAGCCGGAAGTCGAAGCCGCCCGTCAAGCCGAGGTCGGGCAGCGCAGGCATGTTGATCGCGAACACCATCGTGTTCGGCGTGCCCGCGAAACGCGCGTTGATCCCCGCGATGATCGCCTGCACCTGATCCTGCGCCTGCTTGCGCGCCTTCCAGTCCTTCATCGTGACGAAGATCATCCCCCCGTTCGGCCCCTCGCCGTACAGGTTGTAGCCGCCGAGCGCGAACGTGTACGCGCTCGGCGAATGCGTGCGCACGTATTCCTCCACGCGCCGCACGCTCTGCATCGTCTCGGCGAGCGGCGTGCCCTGCGGGCGGATCACCATCACCATGAAGTTGCCCTGATCCTCGTCGGGCAGGAACGCGGCCGGCAGCTTCGTGATCAGCAGCGCGGCGGCGGCCGTCAGCGCGCCGTAGACGGCGAGCCAGCGCAGCGGGCGCGCGAGCACCCGCCCGACGCGCCGCGTGTAGCGCTGCGTCGAGCGCGCGACGAAGCGGTTGAACCAGCCGAAGAAGCCGTCCTTCTCGTGATGGTCGTCGGCGACGGGCCTGAGCAGCGTCGCGCAGAGCGCCGGCGTGAGCGACAGCGCGAGGAACGCCGAGAAGCCGATCGACACCGCGAGCGCGAACGCGAACTGCCGGTAGATGTTGCCGACCGCGCCGCCGAAGAACGCCATCGGCACGAACACCGACGTCAGCACGACGGTGATCCCGACGATCGCGCCGCTGATCTGCTTCATCGCCTTCACGGTGGCCTCGTACGGCGGCAGCTTCTCCTCGACCATCAGCCGCTCGACGTTCTCGACGACGACGATCGCGTCGTCGACGAGGATGCCGATCGCGAGCACCATCCCGAACATCGTCAGCACGTTGATCGAGAAGCCCGCGGCGAGCATCGCGCCGAACGTGCCGAGGAGAGCCACGGGCACGACGAGCGTCGGAATCAGCGTCGCGCGGAAGTTCTGCATGAAGAGGAACATCACCGCGAACACGAGCACGCCCGCCTCGACGAGCGTCGTCACGACCTTGCTCATCGATACGCGCACGAACGACGCCGTCTCGTACGGAATCTGGTATTTCACGCCCGGCGGGAAGAACTTCGCGAGCTCGTCCATCGTCGCGCGCACGCGCTTCTCGGTCGCGACCGCGTTGGAGCCGGGCGCGAGCTTGATGCCCATGCCGGTCGCCGTCTTGCCGTTCACGAGCGACGGGTAGTTGTAGTCGTTGCCGCCGAATTCGATTCTCGCGACGTCGCGCAAAAAGAGCGTCGAGCCGTCGGCGCGCGCGCGCAGCGCGATCGCGCCGAACGCGTCGGGCGTCGTGAGCGGCGCGTCCGCGAGCACGGTCGCCGCGATCGGCGCGCTGTCCGGCACCGCGCTGCGGCCGACGTCGCCGATCGTCACGCGCGCGTTGTGCGCGCGCACGGCCGACGCGATGTCGGACGCCGTCAGGCCGAGCGCCGCCATCTTGACGGGGTCCGGCCAGATCCGCATCGCATACTCGGCGCCCCAGAACTGCACCTTGCCGACGCCCTCGACGCGCCGCAGCGCCTGCAGCACGTTCGCCGACGCGTATTCGCCAAGCTCCACGCCCGACAGCCGCCCGTCCTCCGACGTGAGCGACACGATGATCTGCGCGTTGTCGGCCGCCTTCTCGATCGAGATGCCGTCGCGCCGCACGGGCTCGGGCAGCCGCGCCTCGACGGTCTTCAGGCGGTTCTGCACGTCGACGGCCGCGAGATCGGCGCTCACGCCCTGCTTGAACGTGAGCGACAGCGACGCCTGGCCGGCGCTGCTCGTCGCCGACGTGTACAGCAGGCCGGGCACGCCGTTCATCTCGCGCTCGATCACGGCCGTGACCGATTCCTCGACGACCTGCGCGGATGCACCCGGATACGTCGCGTAGAGGCTGACGACGGGCGGCGCGATGTCCGGATACTGCGCGACGGGCAACGCGCGGATCGCGAAGATGCCGCCCAGCATGATGAATAAAGAGATCACCCACGCGAACACCGGGCGATCGATGAAGAAACGAGCCATGATCGAATTGTGCTTGTCAGGTTTGGCGCTTGTCGGGCGCGGCGGCCACGGCGGAACCGGAGGCCGGTTGCGCGGCGCCGCCGCGCTCGACCGCCTTCACGGTCGCGCCCGCTTCGAATTGCGCGGCGTCGTCGACGACGACACGCTCGCCGCCCGCGAGCCCGCGCGTGACGATCCAGTCGCGGCCTTTCATCTGCGCGGCCTCGACCGTCACGTCGCGTATCTTGCCGTTCTGGCCGACAACCTTGACGGTCGCGCCGTCGGCCGTGCGCAGGAGCGCGTCGCGCGGCACGAGGATCGCGTCGCGCGCGATCGCGCGATCGAGCGCGATCCGCACGTACGCGCCCGGCAGCAGCTCGCGCTCCGGATTCGGAAAGAGCGCGCGCATCGCGACCGTGTCGGTCGACGGATCGACCGCGAGATCCGCGAACAGCAGCTTGCCCTTGCGCGCGTACGTGCTGCCGTCCGGACGCACGAGCGTCACCTCGATATCCTGCTGCGCGATGCCCGCCGCGCGCCCGCTCTTCACCGCGCGCCGCAGCGATTCCACCTCGGCGGCGGGCTGCGAGAAGTTCACGTAGATCGGATCGAGCTGCTCGACGGTCGTGAGCGGCGTCGCCTGATCCTGGCCGACGAGCGCGCCTTCCGTCACGAGCGCGCGGCGCGCGCGGCCGTCGATCGGCGACGTGACGGTTGCATAGTCGAGCTGCAGTTGCGCGCGCGCGAGCTCCGCGCGCGCCGACGCGGCGGCCGCCTTCGCCTGCCGCTCGTCGGCGAGCGCCTCGGTGTGGTCGCGCTCGCTGACCGCGCGGTCGCGCACGAGCTCGTCGTAGCGTTGGCGCTTGTCGAGCGCCGCGAGATACGCGGCCTGCGCCTTCTCGAGCGCGCCCGCGGCCGCATCGCGCGCCGCCTTGAACGGCGCGGGATCGATCCTGAACAGCACCGCGCCGCGCTTGACTTCCTGCCCTTCCTCGTAGGTGCGCGCGGTCACGATGCCCGCGACCCGCGCGCGCACCTCGGCCTGCCGGTAGGCGTCGAGCCGGCCCGGCAATTCAACCGACAGCGGCACCGATGTCTTCTTCACCGTGACGACGCTCGCCTCGCGCGGCGCGGCGGCGTCGTGCTCGCTTTCGTGCTTGCCGCAGCCGGCCGCGACGAACGCCGCGACCGCGAGCGCCGCCGACAAGCGGCGCATGCGTGCCCATTCGTATTTCATTTTTTCCTCGCAAGTCGCTCGACCGGGACGAATTCGGGGCCGGTCGGGGCGATCGATTATAATCAGTCACGATTGATTAAATAGTGTCGCCCGACATATTGTCGTAAGAAAGCGACAAGCATTCGAAAGGGAGCAACACCCATATGGCCCGCAAGACGCGCGAAGAATCGCTGAACACGAAGAACCGGATCCTCGACGCCGC contains:
- a CDS encoding MexX/AxyX family multidrug efflux RND transporter periplasmic adaptor subunit, with protein sequence MKYEWARMRRLSAALAVAAFVAAGCGKHESEHDAAAPREASVVTVKKTSVPLSVELPGRLDAYRQAEVRARVAGIVTARTYEEGQEVKRGAVLFRIDPAPFKAARDAAAGALEKAQAAYLAALDKRQRYDELVRDRAVSERDHTEALADERQAKAAAASARAELARAQLQLDYATVTSPIDGRARRALVTEGALVGQDQATPLTTVEQLDPIYVNFSQPAAEVESLRRAVKSGRAAGIAQQDIEVTLVRPDGSTYARKGKLLFADLAVDPSTDTVAMRALFPNPERELLPGAYVRIALDRAIARDAILVPRDALLRTADGATVKVVGQNGKIRDVTVEAAQMKGRDWIVTRGLAGGERVVVDDAAQFEAGATVKAVERGGAAQPASGSAVAAAPDKRQT
- a CDS encoding multidrug efflux RND transporter permease subunit; translated protein: MARFFIDRPVFAWVISLFIMLGGIFAIRALPVAQYPDIAPPVVSLYATYPGASAQVVEESVTAVIEREMNGVPGLLYTSATSSAGQASLSLTFKQGVSADLAAVDVQNRLKTVEARLPEPVRRDGISIEKAADNAQIIVSLTSEDGRLSGVELGEYASANVLQALRRVEGVGKVQFWGAEYAMRIWPDPVKMAALGLTASDIASAVRAHNARVTIGDVGRSAVPDSAPIAATVLADAPLTTPDAFGAIALRARADGSTLFLRDVARIEFGGNDYNYPSLVNGKTATGMGIKLAPGSNAVATEKRVRATMDELAKFFPPGVKYQIPYETASFVRVSMSKVVTTLVEAGVLVFAVMFLFMQNFRATLIPTLVVPVALLGTFGAMLAAGFSINVLTMFGMVLAIGILVDDAIVVVENVERLMVEEKLPPYEATVKAMKQISGAIVGITVVLTSVFVPMAFFGGAVGNIYRQFAFALAVSIGFSAFLALSLTPALCATLLRPVADDHHEKDGFFGWFNRFVARSTQRYTRRVGRVLARPLRWLAVYGALTAAAALLITKLPAAFLPDEDQGNFMVMVIRPQGTPLAETMQSVRRVEEYVRTHSPSAYTFALGGYNLYGEGPNGGMIFVTMKDWKARKQAQDQVQAIIAGINARFAGTPNTMVFAINMPALPDLGLTGGFDFRLQDRGGLGYGAFVAAREKLLADGRKDPVLTDLMFAGTQDAPQLKLDIDRAKASALGVPMEEINATLAVMFGSDYIGDFMHGSQVRRVIVQADGLHRLDPGDVTKLRVRNAKGEMVPLSAFATLHWTMGPPQLTRYNGFPSFTINGAASAGHSSGEAMAAIERIASALPAGIGYAWSGQSYEERLSGAQAPMLFALSVLVVFLALAALYESWSIPFAVMLVVPLGVIGAVAGVTLRGMPNDIYFKVGLIATIGLSAKNAILIVEVAKDLVAQGMSLADAALEAARLRLRPIVMTSLAFGVGVLPLAFATGAASGAQIAIGTGVLGGVISATLFAIFLVPLFFVCVGRVFDVVPRRRGGAHAALEIK
- a CDS encoding efflux transporter outer membrane subunit, producing MMKPLARRRGPRAWPVALAAALVAGCTLAPRYERPAAPVPVSYPLAASAPHGASAVRPAAVDGGSRDAANASGGAHQVREASEAHDVRLDDWRAYFTDPALRALIDAALMNNRDLRIATLRIQEARGLYGVARADRLPSIDGSLGYERTRLYDPVLRESATSSLYRASVGLSAFEIDLFGRVKSLSDAALAEYFATAEAQRAARLSLIAEVASAYVTERALVDQVKLAERTLAARDATYALTQRRYAAGTSTAIELRTAEMLVAAARASKAALEREHTQAASALKLLAGDFSAALPADAPALDELAVARVSPGLSSDLLEQRPDIRQAEQRLVAANANIGAARAAFFPRIALTTDVGSVSDAFSGLFSAGSSVWTFAPRLTLPIFAGGRNRANLELADARKHIAVAEYEKTIQTAFREVADALVARDQIDAQLAAQQAVYGADAERLRLAERRYGSGVASYLELLDAQRSTFESGQELIRLKQLRLTNAIALYRALGGGWSRAACDGEDACA